In the genome of Jatrophihabitans sp., one region contains:
- the rlmN gene encoding 23S rRNA (adenine(2503)-C(2))-methyltransferase RlmN, which produces MTSLPLIFDTPRKAMPPRHLADLSPAERRSAVTELGEKAFRADQLSRHYFGRLENDPAAMTDLPAAVRDRLSSALLPPLLTEVRHVETDQGTTRKTLWRLHDGTLVESVLMRYRDRLTVCISSQAGCGMACPFCATGQGGLSRNLSTAEIVEQAVAAARVAAAGELPGGPVRLSNVVFMGMGEPLANYQRVVAALHRLIDPAPAGLGLSQRSVTVSTVGLVPAMGKLADEGLNVTLAVSLHAPDDELRDTLVPVNTRWKVREVLEAADAYAARTGRRYSIEYAMIRDINDQPWRADLLGTLLSGRLAHVNLIPLNPTPGSKWDASPKPVEQEFVARLTDHGVPVTVRDTRGQEIDGACGQLAALA; this is translated from the coding sequence ATGACCTCGCTTCCACTGATCTTCGACACCCCGCGCAAGGCGATGCCGCCGCGCCATCTCGCCGACCTCTCGCCGGCCGAGCGCCGCAGCGCGGTGACCGAGCTCGGCGAGAAGGCGTTTCGCGCCGACCAGCTGTCTCGGCACTACTTCGGCAGGCTGGAGAACGACCCGGCGGCCATGACCGACCTGCCCGCGGCGGTCCGGGACCGGCTGAGCTCGGCGTTGCTCCCGCCGTTGCTGACCGAGGTGCGTCACGTCGAGACCGACCAGGGAACCACCCGCAAGACGCTGTGGCGGCTGCACGACGGCACCCTGGTCGAGAGCGTCCTGATGCGTTACCGCGACCGGCTCACGGTCTGCATCTCCAGCCAGGCCGGCTGCGGCATGGCCTGCCCGTTCTGCGCCACCGGCCAGGGCGGCCTGAGCCGGAACCTGTCCACCGCCGAGATCGTCGAGCAAGCGGTGGCCGCCGCCCGGGTGGCAGCCGCGGGTGAGCTGCCCGGCGGGCCGGTGCGGTTGTCCAACGTGGTGTTCATGGGGATGGGGGAGCCGCTGGCCAACTACCAGCGGGTCGTGGCGGCCCTGCACCGGCTCATCGACCCCGCCCCGGCCGGTCTGGGCCTGTCCCAGCGGTCGGTCACGGTCTCCACCGTCGGCCTGGTGCCGGCCATGGGCAAGCTCGCCGACGAGGGGCTCAACGTCACCCTCGCGGTCTCGCTGCACGCTCCGGACGACGAGCTGCGCGACACCCTGGTGCCGGTGAACACCCGGTGGAAGGTTCGCGAAGTGCTCGAGGCGGCCGACGCCTACGCCGCGCGCACCGGGCGCCGGTACTCGATCGAGTACGCGATGATCCGCGACATCAACGACCAGCCGTGGCGAGCCGACCTGCTCGGCACCCTGCTGTCGGGCCGGCTGGCGCACGTGAACCTCATACCGCTCAACCCCACCCCGGGCTCGAAATGGGACGCCTCGCCCAAGCCGGTCGAGCAGGAGTTCGTGGCCCGATTGACCGACCACGGCGTCCCGGTGACTGTCCGCGACACCCGCGGCCAGGAGATCGACGGCGCCTGCGGCCAGCTCGCGGCGCTGGCCTGA
- a CDS encoding phosphatidate cytidylyltransferase, producing the protein MTDRDEPPAAEPAQPASAGRHGGGSGVSAAELIARSRASAPVDGQRTPRSARRASRDDPPAPQDGPPTADSVAPASPAAPAASASPAAPAASASPAAPAASADRPLRVVEALRSGGSGKPARGGLALVDPHSADHPVGTPAPGAAEAGASPSPQGRHPVAVIALDTPPFSTPEIAKPPRKSRSGRDLPAAIGVGAALALLVIGTLALYRPSFVVLLSIAVAVGVYEMVAAVGTVEARPPLVPLLAGVLAMEAAAWFRGPDGLVGALLLTVLGLTIWRLADGAAGYLRDVATGNLVALYIPFLAGFATLMAHADDGAARVILFILTVVCSDTGGYAVGVLFGKHPMAPTVSPKKSWEGFGGSVLAGSAAGVLMMVFCFHQQWWQGALFGVAIVATATLGDLGESMIKRDLGLKDMGKLLPGHGGVMDRLDSLLPCAPVAYLLLAAFLPG; encoded by the coding sequence ATGACCGACCGCGACGAACCGCCGGCCGCCGAGCCGGCGCAGCCCGCCTCGGCCGGTCGGCACGGGGGAGGCTCCGGAGTCTCCGCCGCGGAGCTGATCGCCCGCTCGCGGGCATCCGCTCCGGTGGACGGTCAGCGGACGCCACGTTCGGCCCGCCGTGCCAGCCGGGACGACCCGCCCGCGCCGCAGGACGGCCCGCCGACCGCCGACTCAGTCGCACCCGCGAGCCCGGCCGCACCAGCGGCCTCCGCGAGCCCGGCCGCACCGGCCGCCTCCGCGAGCCCGGCCGCACCAGCGGCCTCCGCGGACCGACCCCTGCGCGTCGTGGAGGCCCTGCGCTCCGGCGGCTCGGGCAAGCCCGCCCGCGGTGGCCTCGCGCTGGTGGACCCCCACAGCGCAGACCATCCGGTGGGCACGCCGGCGCCCGGCGCGGCTGAGGCAGGCGCCTCCCCAAGCCCCCAGGGCCGGCATCCGGTCGCCGTGATCGCCCTCGACACGCCCCCGTTCAGCACTCCGGAGATAGCCAAGCCGCCGCGCAAGTCCCGGTCCGGACGCGACCTGCCCGCCGCTATCGGTGTCGGAGCGGCCCTGGCCCTGCTAGTCATCGGAACGCTGGCTCTCTACCGTCCCAGCTTCGTGGTGCTGCTCAGCATCGCGGTGGCTGTCGGGGTGTATGAGATGGTGGCCGCGGTCGGCACCGTCGAGGCGCGTCCGCCGCTGGTGCCGCTGCTGGCCGGGGTGCTGGCGATGGAGGCGGCAGCCTGGTTCCGCGGCCCGGACGGCTTGGTCGGGGCGTTGCTGCTGACCGTGCTGGGCTTGACGATCTGGCGGCTCGCCGACGGGGCGGCCGGCTACCTGCGAGACGTGGCGACCGGCAACCTGGTCGCGCTCTACATCCCGTTCCTGGCCGGCTTCGCCACCCTGATGGCCCACGCCGACGACGGCGCCGCCCGGGTCATCCTGTTCATCCTCACGGTGGTGTGCTCGGACACCGGTGGCTACGCGGTCGGCGTGCTGTTCGGCAAGCACCCGATGGCGCCCACCGTGTCACCGAAGAAGTCCTGGGAGGGTTTCGGGGGCTCTGTGCTGGCCGGCAGCGCCGCCGGCGTCCTGATGATGGTGTTCTGCTTCCACCAGCAGTGGTGGCAGGGAGCGCTGTTCGGCGTTGCGATCGTGGCCACCGCGACCCTGGGTGATCTGGGCGAGTCGATGATCAAGCGCGATCTCGGGCTCAAGGACATGGGCAAGCTGCTGCCCGGTCACGGCGGCGTCATGGACCGGCTGGACTCGCTGCTGCCGTGCGCCCCGGTGGCCTACTTGCTGCTGGCCGCGTTCCTGCCCGGCTGA
- the frr gene encoding ribosome recycling factor — protein sequence MIDETLFEAEEKMEKAVTVLRDDLTSLRTGRAAASSFARINVEYYGAMTPLPQLASVSTPEARMAVIKPYDASLLQAIEKAIRDSDLGVNPGNDGNLIRVLFPQLTEERRRELVKVAKSKGEDGKVSIRAVRRHANDTFAKLVKDSEVGEDEARRAEVELQKLTDKYVAAVDDLVKHKEAELLEV from the coding sequence GTGATCGACGAGACGCTCTTCGAGGCCGAGGAGAAGATGGAGAAGGCGGTCACCGTCCTGCGCGACGACCTCACCAGCCTCCGCACCGGCCGGGCGGCGGCGAGCAGCTTCGCCCGCATCAACGTCGAGTACTACGGCGCCATGACCCCGCTGCCTCAGCTGGCATCGGTCAGCACCCCGGAAGCCCGGATGGCCGTCATCAAGCCCTACGACGCCAGCCTGCTGCAGGCGATCGAGAAGGCCATCCGAGACAGCGACCTCGGCGTCAACCCGGGCAATGACGGCAACCTGATCCGGGTGCTGTTCCCGCAGCTCACCGAGGAGCGCCGCCGCGAGCTGGTCAAGGTCGCCAAGAGCAAGGGCGAGGACGGCAAGGTCTCGATCCGGGCGGTGCGCCGGCACGCCAATGACACCTTCGCCAAGCTGGTCAAGGACAGCGAGGTCGGTGAGGATGAGGCGCGCCGTGCCGAGGTCGAGCTGCAGAAGCTGACCGACAAGTACGTGGCGGCCGTGGACGACCTGGTCAAGCACAAAGAAGCCGAGCTCCTCGAGGTCTGA
- the pyrH gene encoding UMP kinase yields the protein MLKLSGQVFGGGSVGVDPDVVSSIARQISEVNESGTQVAVVVGGGNFFRGAELSQRGMDRDRADYMGMLGTVMNCLALQDFLEKAGVPTRVQTAITMGQVAEPYVPRRAERHLEKGRVVIFGAGAGMPYFSTDTAAAQRALEIGCNVLLMGKSGVDGVYDADPRTSPHAVKFDTISYDEVLSRGLQVADATAFSLCRDNGMPIVVFDLADGNIARVVRGEKIGTLVGPED from the coding sequence ATGTTGAAGCTGTCGGGCCAGGTGTTCGGCGGTGGCTCGGTCGGCGTGGACCCGGACGTGGTGTCCTCGATCGCGCGGCAGATCTCCGAGGTGAACGAGTCCGGCACCCAGGTCGCGGTGGTGGTGGGCGGTGGCAACTTCTTCCGTGGCGCCGAGCTCAGCCAGCGTGGCATGGACCGTGACCGGGCCGACTACATGGGCATGCTGGGCACCGTGATGAACTGCCTGGCGCTGCAGGACTTCCTGGAGAAGGCCGGTGTGCCCACCAGGGTGCAGACCGCGATCACGATGGGGCAGGTCGCCGAGCCCTACGTCCCCCGTCGCGCCGAACGGCACCTGGAGAAGGGCCGAGTCGTGATCTTTGGCGCCGGCGCCGGCATGCCGTACTTCTCCACCGACACCGCCGCGGCCCAGCGCGCTCTGGAGATCGGCTGCAACGTGCTGCTGATGGGCAAGAGCGGCGTGGACGGCGTGTATGACGCCGACCCGAGGACCAGCCCTCACGCGGTCAAGTTCGACACCATCAGTTACGACGAGGTGCTCAGCCGGGGGCTGCAGGTCGCCGACGCGACCGCGTTCAGCCTGTGCCGCGACAATGGGATGCCGATCGTGGTCTTCGATCTCGCCGATGGCAACATCGCAAGGGTGGTCCGCGGCGAGAAGATCGGCACGCTGGTCGGGCCAGAGGACTGA
- the tsf gene encoding translation elongation factor Ts yields MAISAADVKKLRDATGAGMMDAKKALEGADGDFDKAVEELRIKGAGKAAKRGAERQTSNGLVAAAENAMIELACETDFVAKNEQFQSLAGDIVAHFVSSSATDVASLLAETLADGKTVTENIEALNAVIGEKIELRRAVKLEGKVATYLHRKSSDLPPQVGVLVAFEGDDVSAARGAAMQVAALKAQFLTREDVPSETIENEKRIAEATAREEGKPEAALPKIVEGRLNGFFKSEGGVLLEQSAVQDNKKTVKAMMDEAGVKLTAFARFEVGAA; encoded by the coding sequence ATGGCAATCAGTGCCGCCGACGTGAAGAAGCTCCGGGACGCCACCGGCGCCGGGATGATGGACGCGAAGAAGGCCCTCGAAGGCGCTGACGGCGACTTCGACAAGGCTGTGGAAGAGCTGCGGATCAAGGGCGCGGGCAAGGCCGCCAAGCGCGGCGCCGAGCGCCAGACCAGCAACGGCCTGGTCGCCGCCGCTGAGAACGCCATGATCGAGCTCGCCTGCGAGACCGACTTCGTCGCCAAGAACGAGCAGTTCCAGTCGCTGGCCGGTGACATCGTGGCCCACTTCGTCAGCTCCTCGGCCACCGACGTCGCGTCGCTGCTGGCCGAGACGCTGGCCGACGGCAAGACCGTGACCGAGAACATCGAGGCTCTCAACGCCGTCATCGGCGAGAAGATCGAGCTGCGCCGGGCGGTCAAGCTCGAAGGCAAGGTCGCGACCTACCTGCACCGCAAGTCCAGCGACCTGCCGCCGCAGGTCGGCGTGCTGGTCGCCTTCGAAGGCGATGACGTCAGCGCCGCCCGCGGCGCGGCGATGCAGGTGGCGGCCCTCAAGGCCCAGTTCCTGACCCGCGAGGACGTGCCGAGCGAGACGATCGAGAACGAGAAGCGGATCGCCGAGGCCACCGCCCGCGAGGAGGGCAAGCCCGAGGCGGCGCTGCCCAAGATCGTCGAAGGTCGTCTGAACGGATTCTTCAAGTCCGAGGGCGGCGTGCTTCTGGAGCAGTCAGCGGTTCAGGACAACAAGAAGACGGTCAAGGCCATGATGGACGAGGCCGGCGTCAAGCTCACCGCTTTCGCCCGGTTCGAGGTCGGCGCAGCCTGA
- the rpsB gene encoding 30S ribosomal protein S2, translated as MAVVTMKNLLDSGVHFGHQTRRWNPKMKRFIFTERNGIYIIDLQQTIGYIDRAYEFVKETVAHGGTVLFIGTKKQAQEAIAEQSTRVGMPYVNQRWLGGMLTNFSTVYKRLQRLKELEAMEENGWEGTATKKEQLILTREKVKLERTLGGIREMTKTPSAVWIVDTKKEHRAGAEAHTLNIPVIAILDTNCDPDEVDYKIPGNDDAIRSAGLLTRVIADAVAEGLMQRAGLAASAGRDEKPEPGVLAADEPLADWETELLKPTQTPDTTPAAAPAEASEPAAAPAEAAAAPAQAAEPAAAPAEAADPTTAS; from the coding sequence ATGGCCGTCGTCACTATGAAGAACCTGCTCGACTCCGGAGTGCACTTCGGACATCAGACCCGGCGCTGGAACCCGAAGATGAAGCGGTTCATCTTCACCGAGCGCAACGGCATCTACATCATCGATTTGCAGCAGACGATCGGTTACATCGACCGGGCCTACGAGTTCGTCAAGGAGACGGTCGCCCACGGCGGCACCGTCCTGTTCATCGGCACCAAGAAGCAGGCGCAGGAAGCGATCGCAGAGCAGTCGACCCGGGTCGGCATGCCCTACGTCAACCAGCGCTGGCTCGGTGGCATGCTCACCAACTTCTCGACCGTCTACAAGCGGCTGCAGCGCCTGAAGGAACTCGAGGCGATGGAGGAGAACGGCTGGGAGGGCACCGCCACCAAGAAGGAGCAGCTCATCCTGACCCGCGAGAAGGTCAAGCTCGAGCGCACCCTCGGCGGTATCCGCGAGATGACCAAGACGCCCAGCGCGGTCTGGATCGTCGACACCAAGAAGGAGCACCGCGCAGGCGCCGAGGCGCACACGCTCAACATCCCGGTCATCGCGATCCTGGACACCAACTGCGACCCGGACGAGGTCGACTACAAGATCCCGGGCAACGACGACGCGATCCGCAGCGCCGGACTGCTGACCCGGGTGATCGCCGACGCGGTCGCCGAAGGCCTGATGCAGCGTGCCGGCCTGGCCGCCAGCGCTGGTCGGGACGAGAAGCCCGAGCCCGGTGTGCTGGCAGCCGACGAGCCGCTGGCCGACTGGGAGACCGAGCTGCTCAAGCCGACTCAGACGCCCGACACCACTCCCGCGGCGGCTCCCGCCGAGGCGAGCGAGCCCGCGGCGGCTCCGGCCGAGGCCGCAGCGGCTCCGGCCCAGGCTGCCGAACCCGCAGCCGCACCGGCCGAGGCCGCGGACCCCACGACCGCTTCCTGA
- a CDS encoding M23 family metallopeptidase, producing the protein MSAMIAAMTLTMTLPASGGALAASDAQPGRVGVARATGAPGLAAAGGVGDRPYRAPLAGGLRVRAPFAPPAERYGRGHLGVDLDTPAGIPVLAAGAGTVRFAGPVAGRGVVVLAHPDGVSTEYEPVTATVRAGQRVLAGQRIGLVRGVHRGCAPEPCLHWGARRGGAYLDPMSLLGPLGVVRLLPWS; encoded by the coding sequence ATGAGCGCCATGATCGCGGCGATGACCCTGACGATGACCCTCCCTGCCAGCGGGGGCGCGCTGGCGGCTTCTGACGCCCAGCCCGGGCGGGTGGGGGTGGCCCGAGCAACCGGGGCGCCGGGGCTGGCTGCCGCGGGCGGGGTCGGCGATCGGCCCTATCGCGCGCCGCTGGCCGGCGGGCTGCGGGTGCGGGCGCCGTTCGCTCCACCGGCCGAGCGGTACGGCCGCGGTCATCTGGGCGTCGACCTGGATACCCCGGCCGGAATTCCGGTGCTGGCCGCCGGCGCCGGCACGGTGCGCTTCGCCGGGCCGGTGGCCGGCCGCGGGGTGGTGGTGCTGGCGCACCCGGACGGCGTCAGCACCGAGTACGAGCCGGTGACCGCCACCGTGCGGGCCGGTCAGCGGGTGCTGGCCGGCCAGCGGATCGGCCTCGTGCGCGGCGTCCACCGCGGTTGCGCGCCGGAGCCCTGCCTGCACTGGGGCGCCCGCCGCGGCGGCGCCTACCTTGACCCGATGTCGTTGCTCGGGCCGCTCGGCGTGGTCAGGCTGCTGCCCTGGAGCTGA
- a CDS encoding tyrosine recombinase XerC has translation MTGPCSDVAALAASASAGTGAQPKKHAELQRPTARLASSSRAGRSGARRVDVTAMRQELGPDLLKTLDAFERHLRLERNRSAHTVAAYLGDVTQLLHHVRSTGETELRALDLRQLRGWLASQHQAGASRTTLARRAAAARTFSTWAFKNQLIAADVAELLVSPRPHRSIPTVLSAGQASQAIDSLDGDEPEQLRDRLIMELLYGAGIRVAELVGLDVGDLDRNRRVLRVVGKGDKQRAVPYGVPADAALQRWLEEGRPKWATAASGQALLLGRRGGRLDQRAARRVVNAVTADLAGGSGLSPHGLRHSAATHLLDGGADLRAVQELLGHASLATTQIYTHVSVDRLRTSYQQAHPRA, from the coding sequence ATGACCGGGCCTTGCAGCGACGTGGCCGCTCTGGCTGCGTCAGCGTCGGCCGGGACCGGCGCCCAGCCCAAGAAACACGCCGAGCTCCAACGGCCGACCGCCCGGCTGGCATCGTCGAGCCGCGCTGGCCGCTCCGGCGCCCGGCGCGTCGACGTGACCGCGATGCGCCAGGAGCTGGGTCCGGACCTGCTCAAGACGCTTGACGCCTTCGAGCGGCACCTGCGCCTGGAGCGCAACCGCTCCGCTCACACCGTCGCGGCCTACCTGGGCGACGTCACCCAGTTGCTGCACCATGTGCGCTCCACCGGTGAGACCGAGCTGCGGGCGCTGGACCTGCGGCAGCTGCGCGGCTGGCTGGCCAGCCAGCACCAGGCCGGGGCCTCGCGCACCACGCTGGCCAGGCGGGCGGCCGCCGCCCGCACCTTCAGCACCTGGGCGTTCAAGAACCAGCTGATCGCCGCCGACGTCGCCGAACTGCTGGTCAGCCCGCGACCGCACCGCTCGATCCCCACGGTGCTCTCGGCCGGCCAGGCGAGCCAGGCGATCGACTCACTCGACGGCGACGAGCCCGAGCAGCTGCGGGATCGGCTGATCATGGAACTGCTCTACGGCGCCGGCATCCGGGTCGCCGAGCTGGTCGGCCTGGACGTGGGCGATCTGGACCGCAACCGCCGGGTGCTGCGGGTGGTCGGCAAGGGCGACAAGCAGCGCGCCGTGCCCTACGGAGTCCCGGCCGACGCCGCACTGCAGCGCTGGTTGGAGGAGGGCCGCCCAAAGTGGGCCACCGCTGCCTCCGGCCAGGCGCTGCTGCTCGGACGCCGCGGCGGCCGGCTTGACCAGCGAGCGGCCCGCCGGGTGGTCAACGCGGTCACCGCCGACCTGGCCGGCGGCTCAGGCCTGTCACCGCACGGGCTTCGGCACAGCGCGGCCACCCACCTGCTCGACGGCGGCGCCGACCTGCGGGCCGTCCAGGAACTGCTCGGGCACGCCAGCCTGGCGACCACCCAGATCTACACCCACGTCTCGGTCGACCGGCTGCGCACCAGTTACCAGCAAGCCCATCCGCGAGCCTGA
- the dprA gene encoding DNA-processing protein DprA: MSAAHASPTAAEREQLQLAGAYLSRVAEPASLPLWMFVQRHGYLAAAAAVRAGEAPAEVASCTEARRTAADPEVDLQAAQRNGIRLLTPADEDWPHFAFAALQATAQRRVAQWQAGVRARPERGEPIPPLALWVRGAGDLGAVGFHSVAVVGSRAATAYGEHIASEFSYGLAQRDVVIVSGGAYGIDAAAHRGALAAGGCSVLVSAGGLDRPYPSGHRHLYDRTAEQGLLVSERPPGSAPHRQRFLSRNRLIAAFGAATLVVEAAHRSGALNSAGHARDLGRPVLAVPGPVTSAMSAGCHRLIQRDEEPARLVTSVAEVLAYCGSAELSTELSAEPEAEADRASGASGQASWQRAYDSLDAVDRSVLDGFPGRRGSVTEAELSRLSGQPISQVIAALPVLQSLGLITVAREGYRLASVAS, encoded by the coding sequence ATGAGCGCCGCACACGCCTCGCCCACCGCGGCCGAGCGGGAGCAGCTGCAGCTGGCCGGCGCCTATCTGAGCCGGGTCGCCGAGCCGGCGTCCCTGCCGTTGTGGATGTTCGTGCAGCGGCACGGCTATCTGGCCGCCGCCGCGGCGGTCCGGGCCGGAGAGGCGCCCGCGGAGGTCGCCTCCTGCACCGAGGCGCGCCGAACCGCCGCCGACCCGGAGGTCGATCTGCAGGCGGCCCAGCGCAACGGCATCAGGCTGCTGACCCCGGCCGATGAGGACTGGCCTCACTTCGCCTTCGCCGCGTTGCAGGCCACCGCGCAACGGCGGGTGGCGCAATGGCAGGCCGGGGTGCGTGCCCGGCCCGAGCGGGGCGAGCCGATCCCGCCGCTGGCGCTGTGGGTGCGGGGCGCGGGCGACCTCGGCGCCGTCGGCTTTCACTCGGTCGCGGTGGTCGGCTCGCGGGCGGCCACCGCCTACGGCGAGCACATCGCGTCGGAGTTCAGCTACGGCCTGGCCCAACGCGACGTGGTGATCGTCTCCGGCGGCGCCTACGGCATCGACGCCGCGGCGCATCGCGGGGCCTTGGCCGCCGGTGGCTGCTCGGTGCTGGTGTCGGCCGGCGGCCTGGACCGGCCCTATCCCAGCGGCCATCGCCACCTGTATGACCGGACCGCTGAGCAGGGGCTGCTGGTGAGCGAGCGCCCACCCGGCAGCGCTCCGCACCGGCAACGGTTTCTCAGCCGCAACCGGCTGATCGCGGCGTTCGGCGCCGCGACCCTGGTCGTCGAGGCGGCCCACCGGTCCGGCGCGCTCAACAGCGCCGGTCACGCGCGTGACCTTGGCCGCCCGGTGCTGGCGGTGCCCGGGCCGGTCACCTCGGCGATGTCGGCCGGTTGCCACCGGCTGATCCAACGGGACGAGGAGCCGGCTCGGTTGGTCACCAGCGTCGCCGAGGTGCTGGCCTACTGCGGCTCGGCAGAGCTGTCGACGGAGCTGTCGGCAGAACCGGAGGCTGAGGCCGACCGCGCGTCGGGCGCCAGCGGCCAGGCATCCTGGCAGCGGGCCTACGACAGCCTCGACGCGGTGGACCGCTCGGTGCTCGACGGATTTCCCGGCCGGCGTGGCAGCGTCACCGAAGCAGAGCTGTCCCGGCTCAGCGGGCAGCCGATCAGCCAGGTGATCGCGGCGTTGCCGGTGCTGCAGAGCCTGGGCCTGATCACCGTCGCCCGGGAGGGCTACCGGCTGGCCAGCGTGGCGAGTTGA
- a CDS encoding YifB family Mg chelatase-like AAA ATPase, protein MALAGTLSIALSGVSGRLIEVEADLSAGLPGLTFTGLPDVSVLESRDRIRAAVLNSGLDWPNKRITVALLPADVRKYGSVFDVALAMSVLAAAGAVPAESVAGVVWLAELGLDGRLRPVRGALPAVLAAREAGVRTVVVSPGNCAEAALVTGLNVLVAASLAEIVLALRGGTALGSAPAGRSDPPAPLPDLADVVGQPVARRALEIAAAGAHHLLLEGAPGAGKTMLAERLPSILPELDPAQALEVTAIHSVAGVLPGGAGLLRRPPLQAPHHTSSMAALVGGGAGLGRPGAASLAHRGVLVLDEAAEFKPTVLDSLRQPLESGLITLHRTGGAVSYPARFQLVMATNPCPCGAGKDTDCSCTPDARRRYRRRLSGPLLDRIDLQIPIDPVSRTELMQDSDAREPSAVVAARVAGARAAARQRWAPFGWNTNAEVPGPVLRSRSWRPPRQALAQLDSEIERGGLSARGCDRVLKLSWTLADLAGMARPGSAEVSEAIWLRTGRAAVTSV, encoded by the coding sequence ATGGCGCTGGCGGGCACCCTGTCGATCGCGCTGTCCGGGGTATCCGGGCGGCTCATCGAAGTCGAGGCAGATCTCTCAGCCGGGCTGCCGGGCTTGACGTTCACGGGGCTGCCGGACGTCTCGGTGCTGGAGTCTCGGGACCGGATCAGGGCGGCGGTGCTCAACTCCGGGCTCGACTGGCCCAACAAGCGGATCACGGTGGCGCTGCTGCCGGCCGACGTCCGCAAGTACGGCTCGGTCTTCGACGTGGCGCTGGCGATGTCGGTGCTGGCAGCGGCCGGCGCCGTCCCGGCCGAGTCGGTGGCAGGCGTGGTGTGGTTGGCCGAGTTGGGCCTGGACGGCCGGTTGCGACCGGTCCGTGGCGCGCTGCCGGCGGTCCTGGCGGCCCGCGAGGCCGGGGTGCGCACCGTGGTGGTGTCACCGGGCAACTGCGCCGAGGCAGCGCTGGTGACTGGTCTGAACGTGCTGGTGGCGGCCTCGCTGGCCGAGATCGTGCTGGCGCTGCGAGGCGGCACGGCGCTGGGCAGCGCTCCGGCCGGGCGGAGCGACCCGCCGGCCCCGCTGCCTGACCTGGCAGACGTGGTGGGCCAACCGGTGGCCCGCCGGGCCTTGGAGATCGCCGCTGCGGGGGCGCACCATCTGCTGCTCGAAGGAGCGCCGGGCGCCGGCAAGACCATGCTGGCCGAGCGGCTGCCCTCGATCCTGCCCGAGCTCGATCCGGCCCAGGCGCTGGAGGTGACCGCGATCCACTCCGTGGCCGGCGTGCTGCCCGGCGGCGCCGGCCTGCTCCGCCGGCCGCCGTTGCAGGCGCCGCACCACACCTCCTCGATGGCGGCCCTGGTCGGTGGCGGCGCCGGCCTGGGCCGGCCGGGCGCGGCCTCGCTGGCCCACCGTGGCGTGCTGGTGCTCGACGAGGCGGCGGAGTTCAAGCCGACCGTGCTCGACTCGCTGCGCCAGCCGCTGGAATCTGGCCTGATCACGCTGCACCGCACCGGCGGCGCGGTCAGCTACCCCGCCCGGTTCCAGCTGGTGATGGCCACCAACCCGTGTCCGTGCGGAGCTGGCAAGGACACTGACTGCTCCTGCACCCCCGACGCCCGGCGCCGGTACCGGCGCCGGTTGTCCGGCCCGCTGCTGGATCGGATCGATCTGCAGATCCCCATCGACCCGGTGTCGCGGACCGAGCTGATGCAGGACAGCGACGCCCGTGAGCCGAGTGCGGTGGTGGCTGCCCGGGTGGCCGGGGCCAGGGCAGCGGCGCGCCAGCGGTGGGCGCCGTTCGGCTGGAACACCAACGCCGAGGTGCCCGGGCCGGTGCTTCGCTCGCGGAGCTGGCGGCCGCCTCGCCAGGCGCTGGCCCAGCTGGACTCCGAGATCGAGCGTGGCGGGCTGAGCGCCAGGGGGTGTGACCGGGTGCTGAAGTTGTCCTGGACGCTGGCCGACCTGGCAGGCATGGCCCGCCCAGGCTCGGCCGAGGTGTCCGAGGCGATCTGGCTGCGGACCGGCCGGGCGGCGGTGACGTCGGTATGA
- a CDS encoding YraN family protein, translated as MQLQHPHPRDAHFKNALGRYGEAIAARCLTDSGHRVIEVNWRCGRGEIDIIAAEGRTLVICEVKTRSSLAFGEPAEAVGVVKSQRLRLLAGQWLAEHPGDWESIRFDVVSVLRRERGPAQVRHLRAAF; from the coding sequence ATGCAGCTTCAGCACCCGCATCCCAGGGATGCGCACTTCAAGAACGCCCTCGGGCGCTATGGCGAGGCGATCGCCGCCCGCTGCCTGACTGACAGCGGTCACCGGGTGATCGAGGTCAACTGGCGCTGCGGCCGCGGTGAGATCGACATCATCGCCGCCGAGGGCCGCACGCTGGTCATCTGCGAGGTCAAGACCCGGTCCTCGCTGGCCTTCGGCGAGCCCGCCGAGGCGGTCGGCGTGGTCAAGTCCCAGCGGTTGCGGCTGCTGGCCGGCCAGTGGCTGGCCGAGCATCCCGGCGACTGGGAGTCGATCCGCTTCGACGTGGTGTCGGTTCTGCGCCGCGAGCGTGGCCCGGCGCAGGTGCGCCACTTGCGGGCGGCGTTCTGA
- a CDS encoding DUF2469 domain-containing protein has product MSAEDLEKYETEMELQLYREYKDIVGQFSYVVETERRFYLTNDVQLVPRNADGEVYFEVTMRDAWVWDMYRPARFVKNVRVLTFKDVNVEELEKPDLDLSGKGPFGA; this is encoded by the coding sequence ATGAGCGCCGAAGACCTTGAGAAGTACGAGACCGAGATGGAGCTGCAGCTCTATCGCGAGTACAAGGACATCGTCGGCCAGTTCAGCTATGTGGTCGAGACCGAGCGCCGGTTCTACCTCACCAACGACGTCCAACTGGTGCCGCGCAACGCCGACGGCGAGGTGTACTTCGAGGTGACCATGCGCGACGCCTGGGTGTGGGACATGTACCGCCCGGCCAGGTTCGTAAAAAACGTCCGGGTGCTGACCTTCAAGGACGTCAACGTCGAGGAGCTGGAGAAGCCGGACCTGGACCTGAGCGGCAAGGGGCCGTTCGGCGCCTGA